The Candidatus Margulisiibacteriota bacterium sequence GTAAAAGACCCTACTTTTAAAGACAAGAAGGTTATTGTTTTTAAATTCAAAAATAAAACCGGTTATCATAAAACACAGGGGCACAGACAGAAATATACCATGCTGGAAATCCTGGATATTTTAACCGAAGGCAAGAAAATTAAAAAAGCAGCCAAAGCAGAAAAAGAAGTTATTACCGAACAGATTGGGGAAAAGCCGGAAATAGTAGAAGCTGCTAAAGAAGCTGTTGAAGCAAAATCCGATACGAAAAAAGAAAGCGTGAAAGTTAAAAAAACAGAGGAAGTCGCTGAAGTGAAAACTGAAGAAAAGAAAAAGAAAAAAGTAGAAGAGACTAAAGCAACCGACTCTGAAAAACCGGTTCGTAAAAAAGCTAAAGCCAAAGAAGAATAATTTAAGGAGACCATTATGGCACATAAAAAAGGTAAAGGTAGTTCAACAAACGGCAGAGACAGTAATCCCAAATATCTCGGTGTAAAAAAATTCGGCGGTCAGCAGGTTGTAGCCGGCAATATTATCGTGCGTCAGCGCGGTACTCAGATTAAACCCGGAAGTAATGTAGGTTTGGGTCGTGATTTCACCATTTATTCTCTTATTAACGGTATTGTAAAGTTCGGAACGGTTAAAGGTGATCGTAAGATAGTCAGCGTTTTTGAAAAATAACAAGCTGGTTTTCAGATATAGAATTTAAAAAGCGGACACATAGTCCGCTTTTTTATTTTATACTCTTTCAAAATTGGTTTTCGGCTTTGCTCGCCTCGGCGAAGCCTCCGGCGTAGCGTGGGTTGTCTGCGTCGCCATGTGCTCGACGTATGTTTGAATACACCTCCGCGCTTGGCTCCTGGGCGCCTTGCCGAATTCCCAATTTTGTGCGAGTATGCCTTAAACCAGTTTAAATTATGTATATATTCCGGTTTAGTTGAAAGGATTTATATGTTTGTTGATTACGCGGAAATAAAAATTAAAGCAGGACATGGCGGAGCGGGCAGTGTACATTTCCATCGCGAAAAATATGTCCCCAAAGGCGGTCCTGACGGTGGAGACGGTGGTAAAGGCGGGGATGTGATATTTCAGTCCGATCATAATTTAAAAAGTCTTATGGACTTTAATTATCAAAAAGAATATTTAGCCGGTGACGGTATGCCGGGAGGGGGTAGGGACTGCTACGGAAAAGCGGCTATCGACCTGCATGTAAAAGTTCCTGTGGGTACCATCGTTAAAAATAAAGAAACGGGCGAGACAATAATCGATTTTAACGCAGACAATATGGTCCATGTCATGGCCAAAGGAGGGTTGGGCGGCAAGGGTAATGCCCGATTTGCCAGCAGCACCAATCAGACACCTTTTTATGCTCAGAAGGGCCTGCCGGGACAGGAAATGGAAATAATATTGGAACTGAAACTCATAGCGGATGTAGGAATAATCGGTCTGCCGAATGTCGGTAAATCTTCACTCATTTCTCAGATGACACATTGTAAGCCCAAGATTGCCAATTATCCTTTTACAACACTGGTGCCCAATCTGGGAGTGGTCAAGTATAAAAACGAAAAAGAATTTATTATTGCGGACATGCCCGGCCTTATAGAAGACGCGCATCATGGACATGGTCTGGGCATTCAATTCCTCAGACATATTGAAAGAACCACAATCCTTGTGCATGTTCTGGATATTTCCGATTTCTATAATCGTGATGTCCTGGATGATTTTCAGGTAATAAATAACGAACTTGAGCTATATAATCCGGATATAAAGAAAAAAGAACAGATTGTCGTTTTTAATAAGATAGATGCTGTAGCAGATAGAAAAAAAATTACTCAGCTTAAAAAAAAGTTTAAGAAATATCAGGTACTGGCTTTGTCCGCTGCAACCGGGGAAGGTGTCGCCGAACTTATCGACCGGCTGGCTTCTAAAGTAACATAAAAAATAAATATATAGAGTTATCCACAGGTAAAACGTGAAAAGTGGTCAATCGTTAACCTCATCCCCCTTCAGGAAACATCGATACAGGCAGTTGCATACGACTGTTTCTTCTTGTCCCTTCACTTTTCACCTTTCACTTTTCAGGATTTTGACTACTCATTGTGGTCAATCGGTAAAATTTGCAGAATTTTCAATTTTCATCTTTAATTGACTTTCAAAATTTTCTTTGTTAGTTTTTAATTACTATGGATTTTTTTAGCGACCCCAATTTGTTAAATGTTAATCTGCAAAACGCTGTCGCTAATAGTAGCAATACCAATTTGTTCAGCGCGCCAAATCCCAATGACCCAAATCAGACAGCTTTATATTTTCAACAGAAATTTTCGGATATATTCAGCGATTTTTTAACCACCTCTTCTGTAGATAGTGGTGACTTAACCGGCTCCAATAGCTCGGACCTTGATTCTTTGCTGGGCAGTTCTACAACAGACTCCTTGCTAACTAACTCCAATTATGAGCTGGTCCAGTTGATGATGGCCCAGAACGGACTGAATGCTTTTACTAATATTGACCAGCTAAACAAAACCTCAGCTCTGATCGGCGAAACAGCTTCATATAGTTATAACGGCGCCAGATTAACCGGAATTATTCAAAGCGTGGTAAATAATAATAATCAGATTTTTCTGAAAATAGATGACAATCTTGTCGCTCTGGATCAAATTGCAGAGATTAAAAAAGGTACAGTTTAATGCTTGATATTATGAAAAATGGCGAAAATGCCATGAGAGCTTTTGAAACTGCTCTCAGAATACAGACAGCCAATATGGGCAATATGAGCACAGTTGGCTACAAATCTCTCAAATATTCTTTCAAAACCATATTCAACAAAGTTTTAAATACGGGTTCGGCCGGAACGATCGATACCGGAGGTACCAATCCCAATCAGGAAGGTTCCACAGTCGGTCTTGCCAATATATGGGTTGATTTTTCCCAGGGAGAAATCGGCAGCGGGGGTAAATTGGACCTTGCTTTACAGGGCAACGGTATGTTTATGGTTTCTCCGGATAATGGCAGAACTTTTTTATATACCAGGTCTGGTAATTTCAAATTCAGCCAGGACGGATTTTTACTGGATAATTCCGGGAGGCAGGTTTATGGCTTCAAATATCTGGGGAATGGACAATACGATACTACCAATATTTCACCGATAAAAGCTAATGATTCCGCTACAGCCGGATGGCAATATCAGGGACGCAGCGGAATATTGGTAAATGATTATGATGCATCACAGAAAAATGTGGGTGATCTGGAAAACGCCAAGCCATTATATAAAGTTGCGCTTACGGATTTTCCCAACAGCGCGGCTCTTATCCAGCATGACGGTACAACATACAGAGCAACTCCCGCAGCCGGCATCCCGTTCAGTCCGGCAGTATCCGGAGAAAACGGTATGGCTGAGGCTATTTCACAGGCTGTTGAAAAGTCTAATGTGTTTTTTATAGGTGAAACGGTTGATGCCATGGAAGTTCAGCGAGCTATGTCTGCGAGTTTGACCGCAGTAAAAATAGCAAGTCAGCAAATACAAAATATTATTCAGCAGTTAGGATCATAAAATAATTAATAGTTTTATTTATGAAATCTAATATCAGCATAAATTATCAGGTGCATCATGAAGACTGGCATATATATAACCCGGTCAAGGACGAAGTTGTCAACGTAACACAGCCGGCGCCGTCATTTTCCAGAAAGGACATTGTCGGCTTTCAAAATCAGTTCAGAAAATTACTGGAGCTCTGGAGGGCTTCGCTGGAAGCTCTTTTTTCGGTATCGTTTGTGGTTACAGGATTCCAGTTTGATCAGCTTTCCTTTAAAGATTATTTTTCCATGGAAAATCATATAATTTATAGCATCAGGGAAAAAGACATGTTTTTTTCCATCTATATCGAGGACAGGATTGCCAAGTATTTGATCAATCAGTCATTCGGTGTCACAGAACTAGCTGTGGACAAGTTATCTTTTTCCGATATGGAGCAGCTGTTTTTCAGTCAGTTGTTCCAGGACCTGTTTATCCCGTTATTTGGGAAGACCGGTATTATTTCCGGACAACCGGATTATGAGTTTATTTATGGCAAAAAAGAAAAAAATACTTTAATCAATGATTCTGAGACCTATTATTTATTTACTTTCCATATGCAGCTACCGAATATTCACGAGAAGACCAAGGTTATTTTCGCTCTCACGAAGAAAAATCTGGAACAGTTTATGAGCCGGTTAAAATTTCCCGGAGAATCATTTTCCAGGATAA is a genomic window containing:
- the rplU gene encoding 50S ribosomal protein L21 encodes the protein MYAIVEVAGKQYKVTKGLKLYVDLLNEDVDKAVSLDKVLFVKMENDIKVGMPYVEGASVEAVVKDPTFKDKKVIVFKFKNKTGYHKTQGHRQKYTMLEILDILTEGKKIKKAAKAEKEVITEQIGEKPEIVEAAKEAVEAKSDTKKESVKVKKTEEVAEVKTEEKKKKKVEETKATDSEKPVRKKAKAKEE
- the rpmA gene encoding 50S ribosomal protein L27 — protein: MAHKKGKGSSTNGRDSNPKYLGVKKFGGQQVVAGNIIVRQRGTQIKPGSNVGLGRDFTIYSLINGIVKFGTVKGDRKIVSVFEK
- the obgE gene encoding GTPase ObgE; the protein is MFVDYAEIKIKAGHGGAGSVHFHREKYVPKGGPDGGDGGKGGDVIFQSDHNLKSLMDFNYQKEYLAGDGMPGGGRDCYGKAAIDLHVKVPVGTIVKNKETGETIIDFNADNMVHVMAKGGLGGKGNARFASSTNQTPFYAQKGLPGQEMEIILELKLIADVGIIGLPNVGKSSLISQMTHCKPKIANYPFTTLVPNLGVVKYKNEKEFIIADMPGLIEDAHHGHGLGIQFLRHIERTTILVHVLDISDFYNRDVLDDFQVINNELELYNPDIKKKEQIVVFNKIDAVADRKKITQLKKKFKKYQVLALSAATGEGVAELIDRLASKVT
- a CDS encoding flagellar hook-basal body complex protein → MLDIMKNGENAMRAFETALRIQTANMGNMSTVGYKSLKYSFKTIFNKVLNTGSAGTIDTGGTNPNQEGSTVGLANIWVDFSQGEIGSGGKLDLALQGNGMFMVSPDNGRTFLYTRSGNFKFSQDGFLLDNSGRQVYGFKYLGNGQYDTTNISPIKANDSATAGWQYQGRSGILVNDYDASQKNVGDLENAKPLYKVALTDFPNSAALIQHDGTTYRATPAAGIPFSPAVSGENGMAEAISQAVEKSNVFFIGETVDAMEVQRAMSASLTAVKIASQQIQNIIQQLGS
- a CDS encoding FliM/FliN family flagellar motor C-terminal domain-containing protein; the protein is MKSNISINYQVHHEDWHIYNPVKDEVVNVTQPAPSFSRKDIVGFQNQFRKLLELWRASLEALFSVSFVVTGFQFDQLSFKDYFSMENHIIYSIREKDMFFSIYIEDRIAKYLINQSFGVTELAVDKLSFSDMEQLFFSQLFQDLFIPLFGKTGIISGQPDYEFIYGKKEKNTLINDSETYYLFTFHMQLPNIHEKTKVIFALTKKNLEQFMSRLKFPGESFSRIILNPMVQKKFNTEVDVIFDEVTINLSELQALRGGDVLLTGKKIGDQVEVIIGNDLKFSALPGIINGKMGVQLKHKLADNSKKEDNIEEKLTLSMSDDQNSEDEEWFEKSEEEEADSQDEAFVSKLDEEDNSENEFDWENV